From a region of the Burkholderia lata genome:
- a CDS encoding class I SAM-dependent methyltransferase, with amino-acid sequence METSRPNDEQSALWNGPSGRAWVDTQAPIDRMFEPLEKLLVDAAAPSSARSVLDVGCGTGAVTLAIARRLGADVQCTGIDISARMIDAAQARAERSSVPVRFVCADVQTHAFEPASVDLIVSRLGVMFFDDPVRAFANLRRAARPDARMRFVAWRGAADNPFMTIAEQAAAPLLPNLPARRPGAPGQFGFGDRQRIASVLSNSGWADIAIEPVDLACALPEPALDDYITRLGPVGLALLEVDEATRRRVVDTMRAAFAPYIDGAAVRFDAACWLVTARAPSV; translated from the coding sequence ATGGAAACCAGCCGGCCCAATGATGAACAATCCGCGCTATGGAACGGCCCGTCGGGGCGCGCGTGGGTCGATACTCAAGCGCCAATCGACCGGATGTTCGAACCGCTGGAGAAGTTGCTCGTGGATGCGGCGGCCCCGTCGTCCGCGCGCAGCGTGCTCGACGTCGGCTGCGGCACGGGCGCCGTCACGCTCGCGATCGCGCGGCGGCTCGGTGCGGACGTGCAATGCACGGGTATCGATATCTCGGCCCGGATGATCGACGCCGCACAGGCGCGTGCCGAACGAAGCAGCGTTCCCGTCCGCTTCGTGTGCGCGGATGTGCAGACGCACGCGTTCGAGCCCGCGAGCGTCGACCTGATCGTGTCGCGCCTCGGCGTGATGTTCTTCGACGATCCGGTTCGGGCTTTTGCGAATCTGCGGCGTGCGGCGCGGCCGGATGCGCGGATGCGGTTCGTCGCGTGGCGCGGCGCGGCCGACAATCCGTTCATGACGATCGCCGAGCAAGCCGCCGCGCCGTTGTTGCCGAACCTGCCCGCGCGGCGGCCTGGCGCGCCGGGGCAGTTCGGGTTCGGGGACCGGCAGCGGATCGCGTCGGTGCTGTCGAATAGTGGCTGGGCGGACATCGCGATCGAGCCGGTCGATCTGGCGTGCGCGCTGCCGGAGCCTGCGCTGGACGACTACATCACGCGGCTGGGCCCGGTCGGGCTTGCGTTGCTGGAGGTGGACGAGGCGACCCGGCGGCGCGTGGTCGACACGATGCGTGCCGCGTTCGCGCCTTACATCGACGGCGCGGCGGTGCGCTTCGACGCAGCATGCTGGCTCGTGACGGCACGCGCACCGTCCGTGTAA
- a CDS encoding metallophosphoesterase family protein → MRRLLTRALLVRCAPLVALAALSACSNHIDSPADPASASVNVQAAWVEIGESNQAIARVITNYTPASASDPLCPQLTVDGKLSRMSLRTGAATIAQRPTASDPSDSKPSSFPVSVCEMTLPAGAQAASVAGRTLPLPKAQPQRIAIIADTGCRMKKADNAWQACNDASVWPLDTIAASVAKLSPDLVMHIGDYHYRENACPPDIAGCKDSPWGYGWDTWQADLFRPAAPLLAKAPWVVVRGNHEECARAGQGWFRFLDPRPYSAARSCDDPANDNNANYSEPYAVSLGGGSQVIVFDTAKVGRTPLKTTDAQFGIYQKQFQTVAALASKAGMTTTIFTNHHPILAFAPIAGSTPAPGNLALQSVMSSLNAQAYYPPGVHVALHGHVHDFQAINFSSGHPATIVSGNGGDNLDVALPDPFPAGLTPAPGAVIERLSHNNSFGFLIMERRAAPATGWVFHAYSAAGKLLASCNQSGTTLACDKTGFIAP, encoded by the coding sequence ATGCGACGACTCCTCACGCGCGCGCTGCTCGTGCGCTGCGCTCCCCTTGTTGCCCTCGCCGCGCTGTCCGCGTGCTCGAACCACATCGATTCGCCGGCCGATCCGGCGAGTGCGTCGGTCAACGTCCAGGCGGCATGGGTCGAGATCGGCGAGTCGAACCAGGCGATTGCACGCGTGATCACGAACTACACGCCCGCGTCGGCCAGCGATCCGCTGTGCCCGCAACTGACCGTCGACGGCAAGCTGTCGCGCATGTCGCTGCGCACGGGCGCCGCGACCATCGCCCAGCGGCCGACCGCCAGCGACCCGTCCGATTCGAAGCCGTCGAGCTTCCCGGTGTCCGTCTGCGAGATGACGCTGCCGGCCGGCGCGCAGGCGGCAAGCGTCGCGGGCCGCACGCTGCCGCTGCCGAAGGCGCAGCCGCAACGCATCGCGATCATCGCCGACACCGGCTGCCGCATGAAGAAAGCCGACAACGCGTGGCAGGCGTGCAACGACGCGTCGGTCTGGCCGCTCGACACGATCGCGGCCAGCGTCGCGAAACTGTCGCCCGATCTCGTGATGCACATCGGCGACTACCACTATCGCGAGAACGCGTGCCCGCCGGACATCGCCGGCTGCAAGGACAGCCCGTGGGGCTATGGCTGGGATACGTGGCAGGCCGACCTGTTCCGCCCGGCCGCCCCGCTGCTCGCGAAGGCACCGTGGGTCGTCGTGCGCGGCAACCATGAGGAATGTGCGCGCGCGGGCCAGGGCTGGTTCCGCTTCCTCGATCCGCGCCCGTATTCGGCCGCGCGCTCGTGTGACGATCCGGCCAACGACAACAACGCGAACTATTCGGAACCCTATGCGGTGTCGCTCGGCGGCGGCTCGCAGGTGATCGTGTTCGACACCGCGAAGGTCGGCCGCACGCCGCTGAAGACGACCGACGCGCAATTCGGCATCTACCAGAAGCAGTTCCAGACGGTCGCCGCGCTCGCGTCGAAGGCCGGCATGACGACGACGATCTTCACGAACCACCATCCGATCCTCGCGTTCGCGCCGATCGCCGGCAGCACGCCCGCGCCGGGCAACCTCGCGCTGCAATCGGTGATGTCGAGCCTCAACGCGCAGGCGTACTACCCGCCCGGCGTGCACGTCGCGCTGCACGGGCACGTGCACGACTTCCAGGCGATCAACTTCTCGTCCGGGCATCCGGCGACGATCGTGTCCGGTAACGGCGGCGACAATCTCGACGTCGCGCTGCCCGACCCGTTCCCGGCCGGCCTGACGCCCGCACCGGGCGCCGTGATCGAGCGGCTGTCGCACAACAACAGCTTCGGCTTCCTGATCATGGAACGCCGCGCCGCCCCGGCGACCGGCTGGGTGTTCCACGCGTACTCGGCGGCCGGCAAGCTGCTCGCGTCGTGCAACCAGTCGGGCACGACGCTCGCCTGCGACAAGACGGGGTTCATTGCGCCGTGA
- a CDS encoding cytochrome-c peroxidase, whose amino-acid sequence MATAAVLAGLALAAHAAPAETVLLPGAPPSRVVDTIGNGTPQVTGKIDAATARFAPDPTLVALGRRIFFDPRLSEPRGMSCAGCHDAGRAFAPTLSAASLAGPGVPEGSRPGRFSQRNAPSLLYVRYVPRRHFYQDDDAPAPSPFGGLFSDGRADTLAEQIRGPLFDPNEMNNRSPAALLRKVDATELAPDLAARFGAPVRRDPEQLVRAMGLAVEAYLQSDEMAPFTSRFDAFLRTRKPLAPAEMRGLALFRNPDKGNCMSCHTLSETSSRPERSLFTDFGYDAIAVPRNRALPANRDPRHFDNGLCDTARRLRWPEPTQWCGYLRTPGLRNVAVKQTFMHNGVFTTLRDAVAFYNTRSTDPGFWYHGARTFDDVPAAYRGNINVNSTPMNRRPGTPPALTDAEIDDIVAFLGTLTDARYTKVAAPVAPAAPAGRITRTAVPAR is encoded by the coding sequence CTGGCCACGGCGGCCGTGCTCGCCGGCCTGGCGCTCGCCGCTCACGCCGCGCCGGCCGAAACGGTCCTGCTTCCCGGTGCGCCGCCTTCGCGAGTCGTCGACACGATCGGCAACGGCACGCCGCAGGTGACGGGCAAGATCGATGCGGCCACCGCACGCTTCGCACCCGATCCGACGCTCGTCGCACTCGGCCGCCGGATCTTCTTCGACCCGCGGTTGTCCGAGCCGCGCGGCATGTCGTGCGCGGGCTGCCACGACGCCGGCCGCGCGTTCGCGCCGACGCTGTCGGCCGCTTCGCTCGCGGGGCCGGGCGTGCCAGAAGGCAGCCGGCCCGGACGCTTCAGCCAGCGCAACGCCCCGTCGCTGCTCTATGTGCGCTACGTGCCGCGCCGCCACTTCTACCAGGACGACGATGCGCCCGCACCGTCGCCGTTCGGTGGCCTGTTCAGCGACGGCCGCGCGGATACGCTCGCCGAGCAGATCCGCGGGCCGCTGTTCGATCCGAACGAGATGAACAACCGGTCGCCGGCCGCGCTGCTGCGCAAGGTCGACGCGACCGAGCTCGCGCCTGATCTCGCCGCGCGCTTCGGCGCGCCGGTGCGGCGCGATCCCGAGCAACTGGTGCGTGCGATGGGCCTGGCCGTCGAGGCCTATCTGCAGAGCGACGAGATGGCGCCGTTCACGTCGCGCTTCGACGCGTTCCTGCGCACGCGCAAGCCGCTCGCGCCGGCCGAGATGCGCGGCCTCGCGCTGTTCCGGAATCCCGACAAGGGCAACTGCATGAGCTGCCATACGCTGTCGGAGACGTCGAGCCGCCCGGAGCGTTCGCTCTTTACCGATTTCGGCTACGACGCGATCGCAGTGCCGCGCAACCGCGCGCTGCCGGCGAACCGCGATCCGCGCCATTTCGACAACGGACTGTGCGACACCGCACGGCGGCTGCGCTGGCCCGAGCCGACGCAATGGTGCGGCTACCTGCGCACGCCGGGGCTGCGCAACGTCGCGGTCAAGCAGACCTTCATGCACAACGGCGTGTTCACGACGCTGCGCGACGCGGTCGCGTTCTACAACACGCGCTCGACCGACCCGGGCTTCTGGTATCACGGGGCCAGAACGTTCGACGACGTGCCGGCCGCCTATCGCGGCAACATCAACGTCAACTCGACGCCGATGAACCGCCGGCCCGGCACGCCGCCCGCGCTGACCGACGCGGAAATCGACGACATCGTCGCGTTCCTCGGCACGCTGACGGACGCGCGCTATACGAAGGTTGCCGCCCCCGTGGCGCCCGCGGCCCCTGCTGGCCGGATCACGCGAACCGCCGTGCCGGCCCGCTGA
- a CDS encoding PLP-dependent aminotransferase family protein, with amino-acid sequence MTPFTDSSRPPLPMDGEPLYERLAEHYRRIIAAGTLSPGDRMPSVRAFMAQHGVSLSTAIQAFRRLEDTGWCEAKPRSGYFVRRRAAVALATLPESDGPPLSVEPPFAGLHERVSRVIDRANAAPDALNLGGASALATLYPAERLQALAIRLLRRKPTLLTDAGPVGGSPEFRQTMAKRALSYGVTVTPDDVMSTSGGVDAVNLALRAVARPGDTIAIESPAFFGLIQLLESLGLRALEIPASPTTGLSIEALEVALTAYPDIRAVVVVPNLQNPLGCVMPDERKAALVSLCSRHGVAVIEDEPYRELVEAPQPVKPVKAWDRDGTVIYCPSFNKVLAPGMRLGWISAGRWHARVKMLKFAHSRHNAALLQAVAAEFVGSGAFDRHLHRFREQLRVQRDVTIDAIARHFPAGTRMNQPPGGMLLWIALPDGVRSEPLFDAALAHGVRIAPGSIFSNSDRFDGYIRLACTRVFDAAHEAAFETLGRLVREATAAT; translated from the coding sequence ATGACACCTTTCACCGACTCATCCCGCCCGCCCTTGCCGATGGACGGCGAACCGCTTTACGAACGGCTCGCCGAGCATTACCGCCGCATCATCGCGGCCGGTACGCTGTCGCCCGGCGACCGGATGCCGTCGGTGCGCGCGTTCATGGCACAGCACGGCGTGAGCCTGTCGACCGCGATCCAGGCGTTCCGGCGGCTCGAGGATACGGGCTGGTGCGAGGCGAAGCCGCGCTCCGGCTACTTCGTGCGGCGCCGCGCGGCGGTCGCGCTCGCAACGCTGCCGGAAAGCGACGGGCCGCCGCTGAGCGTCGAGCCGCCGTTCGCGGGCCTGCACGAACGTGTGTCGCGCGTGATCGATCGCGCGAACGCGGCGCCCGATGCGCTGAATCTCGGCGGCGCGTCCGCGCTGGCCACGCTGTATCCGGCCGAGCGCCTGCAGGCGCTCGCGATCCGGCTGTTACGGCGCAAACCCACGTTGCTGACCGACGCGGGGCCCGTCGGCGGTTCGCCCGAGTTCCGGCAGACGATGGCCAAGCGCGCGCTGTCGTATGGCGTGACGGTGACGCCGGACGACGTGATGTCGACGAGCGGCGGCGTCGATGCCGTGAATCTCGCATTGCGCGCGGTGGCGCGCCCCGGCGACACGATCGCGATCGAATCGCCGGCCTTCTTCGGCTTGATCCAGTTGCTCGAAAGCCTCGGCTTGCGTGCGCTCGAAATCCCGGCCAGCCCGACAACCGGCCTGTCGATCGAGGCGCTCGAAGTGGCGCTGACCGCGTACCCGGACATTCGGGCCGTGGTCGTCGTGCCGAACCTGCAGAACCCGCTCGGCTGCGTGATGCCCGACGAGCGCAAGGCTGCGCTCGTCTCGCTCTGTTCGCGCCACGGCGTGGCCGTGATCGAGGACGAGCCTTATCGCGAGCTCGTCGAGGCGCCGCAGCCGGTCAAGCCGGTGAAGGCATGGGACCGCGACGGCACGGTGATCTACTGCCCGTCGTTCAACAAGGTGCTGGCTCCCGGGATGCGGCTTGGCTGGATCAGCGCGGGGCGCTGGCACGCACGCGTGAAGATGCTGAAGTTCGCGCACAGCCGGCACAACGCCGCGTTGCTGCAGGCCGTTGCGGCCGAATTCGTCGGCTCAGGCGCGTTCGATCGCCATCTGCACCGGTTTCGCGAACAGTTGCGCGTGCAGCGCGACGTGACGATCGATGCGATTGCACGGCATTTCCCGGCCGGAACCCGGATGAACCAGCCGCCGGGCGGGATGCTGCTGTGGATCGCGCTGCCGGACGGCGTGCGCTCGGAGCCGCTGTTCGACGCCGCGCTCGCGCACGGCGTCAGAATCGCGCCCGGCTCGATCTTCTCGAATTCCGACCGCTTCGACGGCTATATCCGGCTCGCTTGCACGCGCGTGTTCGATGCGGCGCACGAAGCGGCGTTCGAAACGCTGGGCCGCCTCGTACGGGAAGCCACCGCGGCCACGTAA
- a CDS encoding DUF6691 family protein — protein MQAGFAFLAGLLFGVGLIVSGMSNPQKVLGFLDLAGRWDPSLAFVMAGAMGVAVFAFAWAKRRTRTWLGLPMQLPAVRAITVRLVAGSAVFGIGWGIAGFCPGPAIVSIGFGSAKGIVFVVAMLAGMAVFEWIERRRSVR, from the coding sequence ATGCAGGCAGGATTCGCGTTTCTGGCGGGGCTGCTGTTCGGCGTCGGCCTCATCGTGTCGGGCATGTCCAATCCGCAGAAGGTGCTCGGCTTCCTCGACCTGGCGGGTCGCTGGGATCCGTCGCTCGCGTTCGTGATGGCCGGCGCGATGGGCGTGGCCGTGTTCGCGTTCGCCTGGGCGAAGCGCCGGACACGGACGTGGCTCGGTTTGCCGATGCAGTTGCCGGCCGTGCGGGCGATCACCGTGCGCCTGGTTGCCGGAAGTGCCGTGTTCGGCATCGGCTGGGGGATCGCCGGGTTCTGCCCGGGGCCTGCGATCGTGTCGATCGGTTTCGGATCGGCGAAGGGGATCGTGTTCGTCGTCGCGATGCTGGCCGGGATGGCGGTGTTCGAGTGGATCGAGCGTCGCAGGAGTGTGCGGTGA
- a CDS encoding YeeE/YedE family protein, producing MQLDALHFTPWLSLAGGVLIGLAAAWLVAFNGRIAGISGIVGGLFTARAGERDWRAAFVAGLIAAPLVMYVAGNRLTPQVDAGWVELVAAGLLVGVGTRYAGGCTSGHGVCGMSRGALRSVVATVVFMVAGFVTVFVRRHVLGG from the coding sequence ATGCAGCTTGATGCGCTTCATTTCACGCCGTGGCTGTCGCTGGCCGGCGGCGTGCTGATCGGGCTCGCGGCCGCGTGGCTGGTCGCGTTCAACGGCCGGATTGCCGGCATCAGCGGCATCGTCGGCGGTCTGTTCACCGCGCGCGCCGGTGAGCGCGACTGGCGCGCCGCGTTCGTCGCGGGGCTGATTGCCGCACCGCTCGTGATGTACGTCGCCGGGAACCGCCTGACGCCGCAGGTCGACGCAGGCTGGGTCGAACTGGTGGCGGCCGGGCTGCTGGTCGGCGTCGGCACGCGGTACGCGGGCGGCTGCACGAGCGGTCACGGCGTGTGCGGGATGTCGCGCGGTGCGCTGCGTTCGGTGGTCGCGACGGTGGTCTTCATGGTCGCAGGCTTCGTGACCGTCTTCGTGCGACGGCACGTGCTGGGAGGCTGA
- a CDS encoding ArsR/SmtB family transcription factor: protein MNDDLSTGLPDPDQMRAAAESACALLKVLSNPDRLLLLCELSQGERCVSDLETALDIRQPTLSQQLGVLRDNALVRTRRDGKNIHYSLDSPAAIAVMGVLYEQFCGPAAKGQRDAA, encoded by the coding sequence ATGAACGACGATCTTTCCACCGGGTTGCCGGACCCCGACCAGATGCGCGCGGCTGCCGAATCGGCCTGCGCGCTGCTCAAGGTGCTGTCGAATCCTGACCGGCTGCTGCTGCTCTGCGAACTGTCCCAGGGCGAGCGCTGCGTGAGCGATCTCGAGACGGCGCTGGATATCCGCCAGCCGACGCTGTCGCAGCAGCTCGGCGTGTTGCGGGACAACGCGCTGGTTCGCACACGCCGCGACGGCAAAAACATCCACTATTCGCTCGACAGCCCGGCCGCGATCGCGGTGATGGGCGTGCTGTATGAACAGTTCTGCGGCCCGGCCGCGAAGGGGCAGCGCGATGCAGCTTGA
- a CDS encoding MFS transporter: MADTLSIDVSEWIDRHRVAPFQAAIVALCFLIVAIDGFDTASIGFIAPVIRAEWGLSPAQLAPVFGAGLAGLMAGALVFGPFGDRFGRKRLLLACVACFGIASAASASAGGLTELIAWRFVTGLGLGGAMPNAITLTSEYCPARRRSLLVTTMFCGFTIGSALGGLAAASLIEHHGWRSVLVVGGAAPLLLLPVLAWRLPESVRYLVNTGAARERIAAMLGRIAPDPHLANASFIAPAGKPAGSPLGRLFSADLLRGTLLLWLTFFMSLLVIYLLSSWLPTLLRTTGATLQTAARVTAMFQVGGTLGAIVLGGLMDRFDPHRVLACSYAAAGVFVAAIGVFAGSPWGAALAVFAAGFCVSGSQVGANALSAAFYPTECRTTGVSWANGIGRGGSVVGSMAGGAMLAMGVPLSTAFAVVAAPCVIAGIAVLALGVVRADAARMPAAKAIAGEQA; this comes from the coding sequence ATGGCCGATACGCTGTCCATCGACGTCAGCGAATGGATCGACCGGCATCGCGTTGCGCCGTTTCAGGCCGCGATCGTCGCACTGTGCTTTCTGATCGTCGCGATCGACGGTTTCGATACCGCATCGATCGGGTTCATCGCCCCCGTCATCCGCGCGGAATGGGGGCTGTCGCCCGCGCAACTCGCACCGGTGTTCGGCGCGGGGCTCGCCGGGCTGATGGCCGGCGCGCTCGTGTTCGGGCCGTTCGGCGACCGGTTCGGCCGCAAACGCCTGCTGCTCGCCTGCGTGGCGTGCTTCGGCATCGCGAGCGCCGCGTCGGCGAGTGCCGGCGGCCTGACCGAGCTGATCGCGTGGCGCTTCGTGACCGGGCTCGGGCTCGGCGGCGCGATGCCCAATGCGATCACGCTGACGTCCGAATATTGCCCGGCGCGGCGCCGTTCTCTGCTGGTGACGACGATGTTCTGCGGCTTCACGATCGGCTCCGCGCTCGGCGGGCTCGCGGCCGCGTCGCTGATCGAACACCACGGCTGGCGCTCGGTGCTCGTCGTCGGCGGGGCGGCGCCGCTGCTTCTGCTGCCGGTGCTCGCGTGGCGGTTGCCGGAGTCGGTGCGCTATCTCGTCAACACCGGCGCGGCGCGCGAGCGGATCGCGGCGATGCTCGGTCGCATCGCGCCGGACCCGCACCTTGCGAACGCGTCGTTCATCGCGCCCGCCGGCAAGCCGGCCGGGTCGCCGCTCGGCCGCCTGTTCAGCGCCGACCTGCTGCGCGGCACGCTGCTGTTGTGGCTCACGTTTTTCATGAGCCTGCTCGTGATCTACCTGCTGTCGAGCTGGCTGCCGACGTTGCTGCGCACGACCGGCGCGACGTTGCAGACGGCCGCGCGCGTGACCGCGATGTTCCAGGTCGGCGGCACGCTCGGCGCGATCGTCCTCGGCGGGTTGATGGACCGTTTCGACCCGCATCGCGTACTGGCCTGCAGCTATGCGGCGGCCGGTGTATTCGTCGCCGCGATCGGTGTATTTGCCGGATCGCCGTGGGGCGCCGCGCTTGCCGTGTTCGCGGCCGGCTTCTGCGTGTCGGGCTCGCAGGTCGGCGCAAACGCGCTGTCGGCCGCGTTCTATCCGACCGAGTGCCGCACCACCGGCGTGAGCTGGGCGAATGGGATCGGACGTGGCGGCTCGGTCGTCGGATCGATGGCGGGCGGCGCGATGCTGGCGATGGGCGTGCCGTTGTCGACTGCGTTTGCCGTCGTCGCGGCGCCGTGCGTGATCGCGGGGATTGCGGTGCTGGCGCTCGGCGTGGTCCGTGCCGATGCGGCGCGCATGCCTGCCGCGAAGGCGATCGCGGGCGAGCAGGCCTGA
- a CDS encoding 3-hydroxybenzoate 6-monooxygenase has translation MGETKDNGRRVLVIGGGIGGLATALALARQGIRVKLLEQADQIGEIGAGIQLAANAFNALDALGVGEAARSRAVFTDWLQLMDAVDAREVARIDTGAAYRERFGNPYAVIHRADIHLSVYEAVKDHPLIEFRTSTQVCGFEQGGNGVTVTDQHGERYRADAVIGCDGVKSAIRHALIGDAHRVTGHVVYRAVVDVDNMPQDLQINAPVVWAGPHCHLVHYPLRGGRQYNLVVTFHSREQETWGVREGSKEEVLSYFDGIHPLPKQMLDRPTSWKRWATADRDPVERWSEGRATVLGDAAHPMTQYIAQGACQALEDAVTLGAAVAQTDGDFEAAFALYERVRIPRTARVLYSAREMGRIYHAKGVERQVRNGLWVGRTQAQFYDALDWLHGWRAKDCLKSVA, from the coding sequence ATGGGCGAGACAAAAGACAACGGCCGGCGCGTGCTGGTAATCGGCGGCGGCATCGGCGGGCTCGCGACGGCGCTCGCGCTCGCGCGCCAGGGCATTCGCGTGAAGCTGCTCGAACAGGCAGACCAGATCGGCGAGATCGGCGCGGGGATCCAGCTCGCGGCGAACGCGTTCAACGCGCTCGACGCGCTGGGTGTCGGCGAGGCTGCGCGCAGCCGGGCGGTGTTCACCGACTGGCTGCAACTGATGGACGCGGTCGATGCGCGCGAGGTGGCGCGCATCGATACGGGCGCCGCGTACCGCGAGCGTTTCGGCAATCCGTATGCGGTGATTCATCGCGCGGACATTCACCTGTCGGTCTATGAGGCGGTCAAGGATCATCCGCTGATCGAATTCCGGACGAGCACGCAGGTGTGCGGCTTCGAGCAGGGCGGCAACGGCGTGACCGTGACCGACCAGCACGGCGAGCGTTATCGCGCCGATGCCGTGATCGGTTGCGACGGCGTGAAATCCGCGATCCGTCATGCGCTGATCGGCGACGCGCATCGCGTGACGGGCCACGTCGTGTATCGCGCGGTGGTCGACGTCGACAACATGCCGCAGGATCTGCAGATCAATGCGCCGGTCGTGTGGGCGGGCCCGCATTGCCATCTCGTCCACTATCCGCTGCGTGGTGGACGGCAGTACAACCTCGTCGTCACGTTCCACAGCCGCGAACAGGAAACCTGGGGCGTGCGTGAGGGCAGCAAGGAAGAAGTGCTGTCGTACTTCGACGGCATCCATCCGCTGCCGAAGCAGATGCTCGACCGGCCGACGTCGTGGAAGCGCTGGGCGACCGCCGATCGCGATCCGGTCGAACGCTGGAGCGAGGGCCGTGCGACGGTGCTCGGCGACGCCGCGCATCCGATGACGCAATACATCGCGCAGGGCGCGTGCCAGGCGCTCGAAGATGCGGTGACGCTCGGCGCGGCCGTCGCACAGACCGACGGCGATTTCGAAGCGGCGTTCGCGCTGTACGAGCGCGTGCGGATTCCGCGCACCGCGCGTGTGCTGTATTCGGCGCGCGAGATGGGGCGGATCTATCACGCGAAGGGCGTCGAGCGGCAGGTGCGCAACGGGCTCTGGGTCGGCCGCACGCAGGCGCAGTTCTACGACGCGCTCGACTGGCTGCACGGCTGGCGCGCGAAGGATTGCCTGAAGTCCGTCGCGTAA
- the maiA gene encoding maleylacetoacetate isomerase, which translates to MQLHSFFNSSTSYRVRIALALKGLPYDTLPVNIRTGEHREAAYVANVNPSAAVPALVDGDFRLGQSLAILDYLDQIQPTPRLIPLELRQRARVLELATLIACDIHPVNNLRVLRYLDSELKVTPQQKTAWYRHWIAEGMAGVERLLARADEGPWCFGDTPTLADVCLVPQVANALRMDCDLSAYPRSLAVFEHARHEPAFEAAQPQRQPDYVA; encoded by the coding sequence GTGCAACTGCATAGCTTCTTCAACAGTTCGACATCCTACCGGGTGCGTATCGCGCTCGCGCTGAAAGGGCTGCCGTACGACACGCTGCCGGTGAACATCCGTACCGGCGAGCATCGCGAGGCGGCCTACGTCGCGAACGTGAACCCGTCGGCCGCGGTGCCGGCGCTGGTCGACGGGGATTTCCGTCTCGGGCAGTCGCTCGCGATCCTCGACTACCTCGACCAGATCCAGCCGACGCCTCGACTGATTCCGCTCGAACTGCGCCAACGCGCCCGCGTGCTGGAACTCGCGACGCTGATCGCATGCGACATCCATCCGGTCAACAACCTGCGCGTGCTGCGCTATCTCGACAGCGAGCTGAAGGTCACGCCGCAGCAGAAGACCGCGTGGTACCGGCACTGGATCGCGGAAGGGATGGCCGGCGTCGAACGGCTGCTCGCGCGTGCGGACGAGGGCCCGTGGTGCTTCGGCGACACGCCGACGCTCGCCGACGTATGCCTCGTGCCGCAGGTCGCGAACGCGTTGCGGATGGATTGCGACCTGAGTGCGTATCCGCGCAGCCTCGCGGTGTTTGAACACGCGCGGCACGAGCCGGCATTCGAGGCCGCGCAACCGCAGCGACAACCGGATTACGTCGCGTAA
- a CDS encoding fumarylacetoacetate hydrolase family protein, giving the protein MTFVFPPEAPVALPVAGSDAQFAVRRVYCVGRNYAAHAREMGFDPDREPPFFFCKPADSIVPVAYGETLDLEYPAQTSNYHYEAELVAVIGKGGSDIPLERALEHVWGYAVGLDMTRRDLQMKMREMGRPWEIGKAFDRSAPIGPVHPASDVGHFEQGGLWLTVNEATKQKSDVSHLIWSVAETVADLSKFFRLEPGDVIFTGTPEGVGAVVAGDVMKVGVERLGELTVRVV; this is encoded by the coding sequence ATGACTTTCGTTTTCCCGCCTGAAGCGCCCGTGGCGCTCCCCGTTGCCGGCAGTGACGCGCAGTTCGCGGTGCGCCGTGTGTATTGCGTCGGCCGCAACTACGCTGCCCATGCACGCGAAATGGGCTTCGATCCCGATCGCGAGCCGCCGTTCTTCTTCTGCAAGCCGGCCGATTCGATCGTGCCGGTCGCGTACGGCGAAACGCTCGATCTCGAATATCCGGCGCAGACTTCGAACTATCACTACGAAGCCGAACTCGTCGCGGTGATCGGCAAGGGCGGCTCGGACATTCCGCTCGAGCGCGCTCTCGAACACGTGTGGGGCTATGCGGTCGGCCTCGACATGACGCGCCGCGACCTGCAGATGAAGATGCGCGAAATGGGCCGGCCGTGGGAAATCGGCAAGGCATTCGACCGTTCGGCGCCGATCGGGCCCGTGCATCCGGCAAGCGATGTCGGTCATTTCGAGCAGGGCGGCCTGTGGCTGACCGTCAACGAGGCGACGAAGCAGAAGAGCGACGTGTCGCACCTGATCTGGTCGGTTGCGGAAACGGTGGCGGACCTGTCGAAGTTCTTCCGCCTCGAACCCGGCGACGTGATCTTCACGGGCACGCCCGAAGGTGTCGGCGCGGTGGTCGCGGGCGACGTGATGAAGGTCGGCGTGGAACGGCTCGGCGAACTGACCGTGCGCGTGGTCTGA